From Draconibacterium halophilum, one genomic window encodes:
- the dxs gene encoding 1-deoxy-D-xylulose-5-phosphate synthase gives MDDVKGKLLELINNPDDLKKIPVDQLEDVCRELRNYIIDVVSTNPGHFGASLGVVELTVALHYVYNTPYDQLIWDVGHQAYGHKILTGRRNKFDTNRKFKGLSGFPKRTESEYDAFGVGHSSTSISAALGMAIASRIKGEEERKVVAVIGDGAMSGGMAFEALNNAGGENADILVILNDNNMAIDPSVGGLNKYLLNIAKSDTYNRMKHDVWEGLGKLDGFGKKARRFIQKNQHALKNMILKENNLFEAFNFRYFGPIDGHDVDYLTNALKDLKDIPGPKLLHVITQKGKGFKQAELFQTKWHAPGIFDKETGEIYKCDCAADQAPKFQNVFGDTLLELAEKNKKIVGITPAMPTGCSMNKMIAKMPDRAFDVGIAEQHAVTFSAGLAAQGMVPFCNIYSTFMQRAYDQVIHDVAIQNLPVIFCLDRGGLVGEDGPTHHGVFDIAYMRSVPNMIVSAPMDEIELRNLMYTAQLEKNKQPFSIRYPRGCGIIADWQKEFKKIEIGKGRKLSDGNDIALLSIGKTGIFAQQAVKSLAKIEISAAHYDMRFVKPLDTEMLTEIMHNFDQIITIEDGAIQGGFGSAILEFMAENGFTNKIKILGIPDKFVEHGTPEELYNECGIDAKGIVRTVKELVGKTKIV, from the coding sequence ATGGATGATGTGAAGGGGAAACTGCTCGAATTAATAAACAATCCCGACGATCTAAAAAAAATACCGGTTGACCAACTCGAAGATGTGTGTCGGGAGTTGCGCAATTATATTATTGACGTGGTTTCAACAAATCCCGGGCACTTTGGAGCCAGCCTGGGCGTTGTGGAGCTAACAGTAGCCCTGCATTACGTATACAATACCCCTTACGATCAGCTGATTTGGGATGTTGGACATCAGGCCTACGGACACAAAATACTTACCGGCAGGCGAAACAAATTCGACACCAACCGAAAATTTAAAGGACTTAGCGGATTCCCAAAACGCACAGAAAGCGAATACGATGCATTTGGTGTTGGCCACTCGTCAACCTCTATTTCGGCAGCTTTAGGAATGGCCATTGCTTCTAGAATTAAAGGTGAAGAAGAACGAAAAGTGGTTGCTGTTATTGGCGACGGAGCAATGTCAGGCGGAATGGCTTTTGAAGCATTAAACAACGCAGGAGGCGAAAACGCCGATATACTGGTAATTCTGAACGACAATAATATGGCCATCGACCCAAGTGTTGGTGGCTTGAATAAATACCTGCTAAACATTGCAAAATCGGATACCTACAACCGAATGAAACACGACGTTTGGGAAGGACTTGGAAAACTGGATGGATTTGGAAAAAAAGCACGCCGATTTATTCAGAAAAACCAACATGCATTAAAAAACATGATCCTGAAAGAGAATAATCTTTTTGAAGCTTTCAACTTCAGGTATTTTGGACCAATCGATGGGCACGATGTTGACTATTTAACCAACGCACTGAAGGATCTGAAAGATATTCCCGGGCCAAAACTTTTACACGTTATTACCCAAAAAGGAAAAGGTTTTAAACAGGCCGAACTTTTCCAAACCAAATGGCATGCTCCGGGTATTTTCGATAAAGAAACCGGCGAAATTTACAAATGTGATTGCGCAGCTGATCAAGCACCAAAATTCCAGAATGTTTTTGGCGACACTTTATTGGAGTTGGCTGAAAAAAACAAAAAAATAGTTGGAATAACTCCGGCAATGCCCACAGGTTGCTCCATGAACAAAATGATAGCAAAAATGCCTGATCGTGCTTTTGATGTAGGAATTGCAGAGCAACATGCTGTTACATTTTCGGCCGGGCTTGCAGCTCAGGGAATGGTTCCGTTCTGTAATATCTACTCCACTTTTATGCAACGCGCTTACGACCAGGTCATACACGATGTAGCCATCCAAAACTTGCCTGTTATTTTCTGCCTCGACCGCGGAGGTTTGGTAGGAGAAGACGGACCAACGCATCACGGTGTTTTTGATATTGCTTATATGCGTTCGGTTCCGAATATGATTGTATCGGCACCAATGGACGAAATTGAGTTGCGTAACCTGATGTACACCGCGCAGCTGGAGAAAAATAAACAACCATTTTCGATTCGTTATCCGCGTGGTTGCGGAATAATTGCAGACTGGCAAAAGGAATTTAAAAAAATTGAAATTGGCAAAGGCCGCAAATTAAGCGATGGCAACGATATTGCTTTGTTGTCGATTGGAAAAACCGGAATCTTTGCTCAACAAGCTGTAAAAAGTCTGGCTAAAATAGAAATTTCGGCTGCCCATTACGATATGCGTTTTGTTAAACCTCTCGACACCGAGATGCTTACCGAAATTATGCACAATTTCGACCAGATAATCACCATTGAGGATGGTGCCATCCAGGGTGGATTTGGAAGTGCGATATTGGAGTTTATGGCTGAAAACGGATTCACCAATAAAATAAAAATTCTGGGAATACCCGATAAATTTGTCGAACACGGAACACCCGAAGAGCTTTATAACGAATGTGGCATTGATGCAAAAGGCATTGTTCGTACGGTGAAGGAATTAGTTGGCAAAACAAAAATCGTATAA
- a CDS encoding type III pantothenate kinase — MLLAIDIGNTNIVFGIHNDEQWVNHWRIQTDQLKTADEYEVIFRSLLTAGKICRTDISRIILSSVVPSLVHPFREMLTGLFDNAVINLLDPDIYNRLPIKVLNPYEIGSDLVANATAAFQKYGNNTMVIDFGTALTFTTIGQNSEISGVAIAPGLHTAVGALAGKTAQLPQIHIVPPPSVLGENTIHAIQSGIIFGYTGLVDSMIERTEKELHVSLTVVATGGLSSVIAPLTKNIKACEPMLTLEGLVQINTFI; from the coding sequence ATGTTACTGGCAATCGACATCGGGAACACAAACATTGTTTTTGGAATCCATAATGATGAGCAATGGGTTAACCACTGGCGCATTCAAACCGACCAGCTGAAAACCGCCGACGAGTACGAAGTTATTTTCCGCTCGTTACTAACTGCAGGAAAAATCTGCCGCACTGATATCTCCCGGATAATTTTAAGCAGTGTTGTGCCTTCTCTTGTTCATCCTTTCCGCGAAATGTTAACCGGACTTTTTGACAATGCCGTTATTAACCTCCTGGATCCCGACATTTACAATCGCTTGCCTATAAAAGTTCTCAATCCTTACGAAATTGGAAGCGACCTTGTTGCCAATGCCACAGCCGCATTTCAAAAATATGGGAACAATACCATGGTTATCGATTTTGGCACCGCATTAACTTTCACCACCATCGGGCAAAACTCGGAAATATCGGGCGTGGCTATTGCTCCCGGTTTGCACACAGCCGTTGGGGCGCTTGCCGGAAAAACAGCGCAATTACCACAAATACACATTGTTCCTCCGCCATCAGTACTGGGTGAAAACACCATTCATGCCATTCAATCGGGAATAATTTTCGGCTACACCGGATTAGTTGATTCGATGATCGAAAGAACTGAAAAAGAGCTTCATGTCTCACTTACTGTTGTAGCCACCGGAGGGCTTAGTTCTGTAATTGCTCCCTTAACCAAAAACATTAAGGCCTGCGAGCCGATGCTAACCCTTGAAGGCCTCGTTCAGATCAATACATTTATATAA
- a CDS encoding response regulator translates to MQGRKNPLIFLIEDSTVYKDLIVGYLQSKKFSNLKIFKNGEECLRHIHLNPDVIILDYSSEGINGLELMLQVERENSQIDFIFLSAQNNVDIAVRIMKLGAADYLVKNDQAPKKLVESLERLKESTTREKKSYGFKVGVIGFFILLFLIIMVITFLSVFFDMGL, encoded by the coding sequence ATGCAAGGGAGAAAAAATCCATTAATATTTCTGATCGAAGACAGCACCGTTTACAAAGATCTAATTGTCGGTTACTTGCAATCGAAAAAGTTTTCGAATCTGAAAATATTTAAGAACGGAGAAGAATGTCTCAGGCACATTCATTTAAACCCTGATGTTATAATTTTAGATTATTCATCGGAAGGAATTAACGGTTTGGAGCTTATGCTTCAGGTGGAGCGCGAAAATAGCCAAATCGATTTTATTTTTTTGAGTGCGCAAAACAACGTGGATATTGCCGTTAGAATTATGAAACTGGGTGCCGCCGATTACCTTGTAAAAAATGATCAGGCTCCCAAAAAACTGGTTGAATCACTTGAGCGTTTAAAAGAGTCCACCACGCGCGAAAAGAAAAGCTATGGTTTTAAAGTGGGAGTAATCGGATTTTTTATTTTGTTGTTCCTAATCATTATGGTCATCACTTTTTTATCGGTCTTTTTCGATATGGGATTGTAG
- a CDS encoding MFS transporter → MAFVSVLKKYNRSFWVANTIELFERWAWYGFFMLFANYLTGSADMGGLEFSQEQKGMIMGIGTGILYFLPVITGSIADKYGYKRVLFIAFFVYTTAFILLPQFDTFAGVFAMYLYLALGAALFKPVISATIAKTTTDETASIGFGIFYMMVNIGAFFGPLVTLIYKGQSELIFYISAGIVALNFILLIFYKEPDRTVNTDSIWVSIGKVFTNIALVIKDFKFVLFLVIVAGFWTMYNQLFFTLPVFIAQWVDTSAVYNFFHQYLPFFSENYGIAETGQMEAEFITNFDAMFIIIFQIIVSTIVMKWRPLRSMMSGFLVCAIGMALTLSTQNVMFTLVAIYIFAIGEMAGSPKITEYIGRIAPIDKKALYMGYSFIPVFLGNVFAGIISGNVYGGMSDKNVFVRQEVAEKGIQLADGLTQNEYFNAAAQKMGMTPAELTNQLWDKYNPSQIWVVILIIGLAAVVALFLYDKFIMKGKRQ, encoded by the coding sequence ATGGCATTTGTTTCGGTATTAAAAAAATACAACCGCAGTTTTTGGGTAGCTAATACTATTGAATTATTTGAACGTTGGGCATGGTACGGCTTTTTTATGCTCTTTGCCAATTACCTTACCGGATCGGCAGATATGGGAGGACTGGAATTCTCGCAGGAACAAAAAGGTATGATAATGGGTATTGGTACCGGAATCCTTTATTTCCTGCCGGTAATTACGGGGTCTATTGCAGATAAATATGGTTACAAGCGCGTGTTGTTTATTGCTTTTTTTGTGTATACCACTGCGTTTATATTGCTACCGCAATTTGATACATTTGCCGGAGTCTTTGCCATGTATCTTTATTTGGCATTGGGCGCTGCACTTTTTAAACCGGTAATTTCAGCAACAATTGCCAAAACAACTACTGATGAAACAGCATCAATTGGGTTTGGTATTTTTTATATGATGGTGAATATTGGCGCCTTTTTCGGGCCATTGGTTACCTTAATTTACAAAGGACAGTCGGAGTTAATTTTTTATATCTCTGCCGGGATTGTAGCCTTAAATTTCATTCTGTTGATTTTTTACAAAGAGCCTGACCGAACAGTTAATACCGACTCAATTTGGGTGTCTATCGGAAAGGTCTTTACCAATATTGCTTTGGTAATAAAGGATTTTAAGTTTGTTCTGTTTCTTGTTATTGTAGCCGGTTTCTGGACCATGTATAACCAGCTTTTCTTCACACTGCCGGTTTTTATTGCCCAGTGGGTTGATACCAGTGCTGTTTACAATTTCTTCCACCAGTACCTGCCATTTTTTAGCGAAAATTATGGAATTGCCGAAACCGGGCAAATGGAGGCTGAGTTTATTACCAATTTTGATGCAATGTTTATTATTATATTTCAAATTATTGTGTCAACCATTGTAATGAAATGGCGTCCGTTGCGCTCCATGATGTCGGGATTTTTGGTGTGTGCCATTGGTATGGCGCTGACGCTTTCAACTCAGAATGTCATGTTCACGCTTGTAGCAATTTATATTTTTGCCATTGGAGAAATGGCGGGTTCACCAAAAATTACTGAATACATTGGGCGAATTGCACCAATCGATAAAAAGGCACTTTACATGGGCTATTCATTTATCCCTGTATTTTTGGGCAACGTGTTTGCCGGAATTATTTCGGGGAATGTATACGGAGGCATGTCGGATAAAAACGTTTTTGTGCGGCAGGAGGTGGCTGAAAAAGGCATTCAATTAGCTGACGGACTTACACAAAATGAATATTTTAATGCAGCTGCACAAAAAATGGGAATGACTCCTGCAGAACTTACCAATCAGTTGTGGGATAAATATAATCCGTCGCAAATATGGGTGGTGATCCTGATTATAGGGCTGGCAGCTGTTGTAGCGCTGTTTTTATACGATAAGTTTATAATGAAAGGGAAGCGGCAATAA
- a CDS encoding four helix bundle protein: protein MNERKYDLEERLIDFVLKVDEVIEKLPKTRMATHITGQLIRCSTSPALNNGEAQAAESQRDFIHKMQIILKELRETKVCLMIINRKKYLKENDVFPALKENEELLAIFAKSVKTAKSKL, encoded by the coding sequence ATGAATGAAAGAAAATATGATCTTGAAGAAAGATTAATTGATTTTGTGTTAAAAGTTGATGAAGTAATTGAGAAGCTCCCGAAAACCAGAATGGCAACTCATATTACAGGGCAACTGATACGATGCAGCACCTCTCCTGCTCTAAACAATGGAGAAGCCCAGGCTGCTGAATCGCAAAGAGACTTTATTCATAAAATGCAGATCATTTTGAAAGAGTTGCGAGAAACAAAAGTTTGTCTAATGATTATTAATAGGAAGAAATACTTGAAAGAGAATGATGTTTTTCCAGCCTTAAAAGAGAATGAAGAATTACTGGCTATTTTTGCGAAAAGTGTCAAAACAGCCAAGTCCAAGCTTTAG
- a CDS encoding DNA-3-methyladenine glycosylase: MTVNWNCIPNSFFQREVTQVAPDLLGKLLVRHFDDGTIVKFRITETEAYRGGDDKACHANKGLTPRTRVMFEEGGLVYVYLIYGMYWMLNFVTGKAGDSSAVLIRGVEGISGPGRVGRALQLNKSFYGENLATSERIWVEDAGTKSKYITAPRVGIDYAGEPWISKPWRYIVT, from the coding sequence ATGACAGTCAACTGGAATTGCATACCAAACTCATTCTTCCAACGCGAAGTAACCCAGGTCGCTCCCGATTTACTGGGAAAATTGTTGGTAAGACATTTTGACGACGGCACGATTGTGAAATTCAGAATTACTGAAACGGAAGCCTATCGCGGAGGCGATGATAAAGCGTGCCACGCCAACAAAGGCTTAACGCCACGAACCAGAGTAATGTTTGAAGAAGGAGGATTGGTATATGTTTACCTGATTTACGGAATGTACTGGATGCTAAATTTTGTTACCGGCAAGGCGGGAGATTCCTCTGCCGTGCTAATTCGCGGAGTGGAAGGAATTTCAGGACCGGGAAGAGTTGGCCGGGCACTGCAACTCAATAAATCATTTTATGGCGAAAACCTGGCTACTTCTGAACGAATATGGGTTGAAGATGCGGGGACAAAGTCCAAATATATAACCGCTCCTCGCGTAGGAATAGACTATGCCGGCGAACCCTGGATTAGCAAACCGTGGCGTTATATAGTGACGTAA
- a CDS encoding DegT/DnrJ/EryC1/StrS family aminotransferase, with amino-acid sequence MQTILMSDIYGQYLTMKAEIDEAIQEVIKSTRFIKSGKVLDFEEKLADYLNTNVVACGNGTDALQLAFMALDLKPGDEVITTPFSFVSTVEVLVLMGLKLVFVDVCPDTFNINVTQIENAITTKTKAILPVHLFGQCTNMEAILNLAGKHELYVVEDACQALGTDYLFSYGTRKKAGTMGHIGCNSFFPSKNLGAFGDGGAVYTSNKTLADKIRSIASHGMKAKYEYERIGINSRLDSIQAAILEVKLKYIGKHIKARQTAARFYDEHLQGLRGIKIPGRTEFSTHTFHQYTIQTDDRDELKRYLDAKGIPSMVYYPKALHLQEAYKSLGYREGDFPVAEKLTQTVLSLPMHTELDEEQLGYIVEAVKSFSQRRRDAKKN; translated from the coding sequence ATGCAAACCATCCTCATGTCGGATATTTACGGGCAGTACCTTACTATGAAAGCTGAAATTGATGAGGCTATTCAAGAGGTGATTAAGTCTACCCGCTTTATAAAAAGTGGTAAGGTGCTTGATTTTGAAGAAAAATTGGCCGACTACCTGAATACCAATGTCGTTGCATGTGGAAATGGTACAGATGCTTTGCAACTGGCTTTTATGGCTTTGGATTTAAAGCCGGGCGATGAAGTAATTACCACTCCTTTTTCGTTTGTATCAACCGTTGAAGTGTTGGTGCTGATGGGACTAAAACTTGTTTTTGTTGATGTTTGTCCGGATACTTTTAACATTAATGTTACGCAAATTGAAAATGCCATTACCACCAAAACCAAAGCAATTTTACCGGTGCATCTTTTTGGTCAGTGTACCAATATGGAAGCGATTTTGAATTTGGCCGGAAAGCATGAATTGTATGTGGTTGAAGATGCATGCCAGGCACTGGGAACCGACTACCTATTTAGTTATGGTACGCGAAAGAAAGCCGGAACCATGGGGCACATTGGATGTAATTCGTTTTTTCCGTCAAAAAACCTGGGAGCTTTTGGCGATGGCGGTGCGGTTTATACCAGCAACAAAACATTGGCTGACAAGATTCGTTCCATAGCCAGTCACGGCATGAAAGCCAAATATGAATACGAACGGATTGGGATTAATTCGAGGCTCGACAGTATTCAGGCAGCCATTCTTGAGGTGAAGTTGAAGTATATTGGTAAGCATATAAAAGCCAGGCAAACGGCGGCCCGGTTTTATGATGAGCATTTACAGGGTTTGCGCGGAATAAAAATTCCTGGCAGAACTGAATTTAGTACGCATACTTTTCATCAATATACTATTCAAACAGATGATCGGGATGAGTTAAAAAGGTATTTGGATGCAAAGGGAATTCCATCGATGGTGTATTACCCAAAAGCACTGCACCTGCAGGAGGCTTATAAAAGTTTGGGATACCGGGAAGGCGATTTCCCAGTTGCTGAGAAATTAACGCAAACCGTATTGTCGCTGCCAATGCATACGGAGTTGGATGAGGAGCAGTTGGGGTATATTGTTGAAGCAGTTAAAAGTTTCTCGCAAAGGCGCAGAGACGCAAAGAAGAATTAA
- a CDS encoding GxxExxY protein, with protein sequence MTENEIAKIIVNTCYDVHVELGSGLLESVYEEILTYELSSKGLKVERQKAIPLIWGDKKMEIGFRADLIVENRVIIELKSVECIAPVHPKQVLTYLRITGLKLGLLINFNEKLIKDGITRIVNKL encoded by the coding sequence ATGACCGAAAATGAAATAGCTAAAATAATAGTCAATACTTGTTATGATGTTCATGTTGAACTTGGCTCCGGATTACTGGAATCAGTGTACGAGGAGATCTTGACTTATGAGCTATCTTCAAAGGGCTTGAAGGTTGAAAGGCAAAAAGCAATCCCTCTTATTTGGGGCGACAAAAAAATGGAAATTGGTTTTAGGGCTGACCTGATTGTAGAAAATAGAGTCATTATTGAATTAAAATCAGTTGAGTGTATTGCACCTGTTCATCCGAAACAAGTATTAACTTATTTGCGGATAACCGGATTAAAACTCGGATTACTGATAAATTTCAATGAGAAATTGATAAAAGACGGGATAACACGAATAGTAAACAAATTATAG
- a CDS encoding acyltransferase, whose protein sequence is MNKEYYSHETAVIDEGAQIGSGTKIWHFSHVMRSAKIGSECILGQNVFIGNKVQLGNNVKVQNNVSVYEGVTCEDDVFLGPSMVFTNVINPRSAVERKEEFKPILVKKGATIGANATIICGTTLGEYCMVGAGAVVTKDVKPFALVAGVPAKQTGWVSRNGIVLGDDLICPESGEKYNLAGANLEIIKNES, encoded by the coding sequence ATGAACAAAGAATATTATTCACACGAAACAGCCGTGATCGATGAAGGAGCACAAATAGGTTCCGGAACAAAAATATGGCATTTTTCACATGTAATGCGATCTGCAAAAATTGGATCGGAATGTATTCTGGGGCAAAATGTATTTATTGGAAACAAGGTGCAACTCGGCAACAATGTTAAAGTACAGAATAATGTTTCGGTGTATGAAGGAGTAACCTGCGAAGACGACGTTTTTCTGGGGCCTTCAATGGTTTTTACCAATGTTATTAATCCGCGCAGTGCGGTTGAGCGAAAAGAGGAATTTAAACCCATATTGGTAAAAAAAGGTGCAACAATTGGCGCCAATGCCACTATAATTTGCGGAACTACATTGGGCGAATACTGTATGGTTGGTGCTGGTGCTGTTGTAACAAAAGATGTAAAGCCTTTTGCATTGGTAGCAGGGGTGCCAGCCAAACAAACGGGTTGGGTGAGCCGAAATGGAATTGTTCTGGGAGACGACTTAATTTGCCCGGAATCGGGAGAAAAGTATAATTTAGCAGGCGCAAATCTAGAAATAATAAAAAATGAATCATAA
- a CDS encoding nucleotide sugar dehydrogenase, giving the protein MNHKVDILKKIEQKKLVVGIIGLGYVGLPLAVGFAEAGVHVLGFDKNEQKVNKINSGENYIKDVRDVALREVVESVTFHATTDFSEMNKCDALLICVPTPLDRFKKPDMSYIQSACKEIGRHMKPGTFISLESTTYPTTTEDFMLPIIEKESGLKHGDDFWLAYSPERVDPGNKNFVTKNTPKVLGALTEDGLEVGQAVYKFAIDNIHPVSSPRVAEMVKILENTYRLINISLINELALLSGKMDINIWEVIDAAATKPFGFQAFYPGPGVGGHCIPLDPFYLEHIAKKFQFDLSMIHTAGHINMRMPHYMYIKIATALNRQKKAVNGSKVLFLGVAYKPNIDDERESPALEIIDTVIQKGGEVSYHDPFVTAIKTEEKNELKSVALTEKTLEEADCVVITTNHSVFDAEYIQAHSKLVVDMRNVIKEASEKVYKL; this is encoded by the coding sequence ATGAATCATAAAGTAGATATTTTAAAGAAGATAGAACAAAAGAAACTGGTAGTTGGAATAATCGGATTAGGTTATGTCGGATTGCCTCTTGCGGTTGGTTTTGCAGAAGCTGGTGTTCATGTTTTAGGTTTCGACAAAAACGAACAAAAGGTAAATAAAATAAATAGCGGTGAAAATTACATCAAAGACGTCAGGGATGTGGCACTGCGTGAAGTTGTTGAAAGTGTAACATTTCATGCAACCACCGACTTTTCAGAGATGAATAAATGCGACGCACTTTTGATTTGTGTACCTACTCCGCTCGATCGCTTTAAAAAGCCGGACATGAGTTATATTCAATCTGCCTGCAAAGAAATTGGCAGACATATGAAACCGGGAACATTTATAAGCCTCGAAAGTACAACCTATCCAACAACTACCGAAGATTTCATGCTTCCGATCATTGAAAAGGAATCGGGATTAAAACATGGCGATGATTTCTGGCTGGCATATTCTCCCGAAAGAGTTGATCCAGGAAACAAAAATTTTGTAACGAAGAACACACCTAAAGTATTGGGAGCTTTAACAGAAGATGGCCTCGAAGTTGGACAGGCCGTATACAAATTTGCTATTGACAATATTCATCCTGTAAGTTCACCGCGGGTAGCTGAGATGGTGAAGATTCTTGAAAATACCTATCGTTTAATAAATATCAGTCTGATCAACGAGTTGGCACTTTTATCCGGGAAAATGGATATAAATATTTGGGAGGTTATTGATGCTGCGGCAACCAAACCTTTCGGATTTCAGGCCTTTTATCCGGGGCCGGGAGTTGGTGGACATTGTATTCCGCTCGATCCCTTTTACCTGGAGCACATTGCCAAAAAGTTTCAATTCGACCTCAGCATGATCCACACCGCGGGCCACATCAACATGCGGATGCCACATTACATGTATATAAAAATTGCCACTGCCTTAAACCGACAGAAGAAAGCTGTGAACGGAAGTAAAGTCCTGTTTTTAGGTGTGGCTTATAAACCAAATATCGACGATGAGCGCGAATCACCTGCTCTTGAAATTATTGATACGGTTATTCAGAAAGGTGGTGAAGTAAGTTATCACGATCCGTTTGTTACGGCCATAAAAACGGAAGAAAAAAATGAGCTGAAGTCGGTGGCGTTAACCGAAAAGACACTGGAAGAAGCCGATTGTGTGGTGATAACCACCAATCATTCTGTTTTCGATGCTGAATATATACAAGCGCACTCGAAGCTGGTGGTTGATATGCGGAATGTGATTAAAGAGGCATCGGAAAAAGTTTATAAGCTGTAA
- a CDS encoding Gfo/Idh/MocA family protein, with protein MGRYKTLLKEIALTMKRFALIGAGGYVAERHMRAIKETGNKLICASDRFDVMGRMDSYFPDAEFFLEHENLDRFMDDQRMAGKPLDYVSICTPNYMHPSHIRFALRNGADAICEKPMVIHPEEMRIIKEIEGETGKRVFTVLQLRHHPEIIKLKEQIDKAPGDKFYNIDLNYITTRGKWYFKSWKGDVSKSGGIATNIGIHLFDMLIWIFGSVKECKVSLYEPHKAAGTLKLEKAEVSWHLSLDEDDLPKSVLTVGKRTYRSINIEGKEVEFSDGFTDLHTITYQHILAGQGFGIDDARESIELTEQIRGFGS; from the coding sequence ATGGGCAGATATAAAACACTATTAAAAGAAATTGCATTAACAATGAAACGATTTGCATTAATTGGAGCCGGCGGATATGTTGCTGAACGGCACATGCGGGCCATTAAGGAAACTGGAAATAAGTTGATTTGTGCCTCAGATCGTTTTGATGTAATGGGGAGAATGGACAGCTATTTCCCCGATGCTGAGTTTTTTCTGGAACACGAAAATCTCGACCGGTTTATGGACGATCAACGCATGGCCGGAAAGCCTCTTGACTATGTGAGTATTTGTACGCCCAATTATATGCATCCTTCTCACATTCGTTTTGCGCTTCGGAACGGGGCTGATGCCATTTGTGAGAAGCCGATGGTTATTCATCCCGAAGAAATGCGTATTATAAAAGAGATTGAAGGGGAAACCGGCAAACGGGTTTTTACCGTTTTGCAGCTTCGTCATCATCCCGAAATCATCAAATTAAAAGAACAAATAGACAAAGCACCCGGCGACAAATTTTACAACATCGATCTTAATTACATTACTACGAGGGGAAAATGGTATTTCAAAAGCTGGAAAGGTGATGTCTCTAAATCCGGTGGAATTGCCACTAATATTGGTATTCATTTGTTCGATATGCTGATTTGGATTTTTGGAAGTGTTAAGGAGTGCAAAGTAAGTTTGTATGAACCCCATAAAGCAGCAGGAACCTTAAAATTAGAAAAAGCTGAGGTGAGCTGGCATTTAAGCCTCGATGAAGACGATCTGCCAAAATCAGTTTTAACGGTGGGTAAACGAACTTATCGTTCAATCAATATTGAAGGGAAAGAAGTGGAATTCAGCGATGGATTTACTGATTTGCATACCATTACCTATCAACATATTTTGGCGGGCCAGGGTTTTGGTATTGACGATGCCCGGGAGAGTATAGAATTGACAGAACAGATTCGTGGTTTTGGTAGTTAA
- a CDS encoding REP-associated tyrosine transposase, with amino-acid sequence MQRGVTIQSIVSTIIFTFKTKMPADNYFISDQNASYFLTFTVVDWLDVFTRKEYKVVIVDSLNYCIKNKGLTVFAWCLLSNHLHLVCRAKDGNSISAIIRDFKKFTSKAILKMIQEIPESRRDWLLYHFECAGRFDSRIQHYKFWQETNHAVLLDTSEKIDQRINYTHDNPVKALIVAHPHEYLFSSAVDYSGAQGLVEIELDV; translated from the coding sequence TTGCAACGAGGGGTTACTATTCAGTCGATTGTATCGACAATTATTTTTACCTTTAAAACAAAAATGCCCGCAGACAATTATTTTATCTCCGACCAAAACGCAAGTTACTTTTTAACCTTTACTGTTGTAGACTGGCTTGATGTTTTTACAAGAAAAGAGTATAAAGTTGTAATTGTTGATTCGCTCAATTACTGCATAAAAAACAAAGGCTTAACTGTTTTTGCATGGTGTTTACTATCGAATCATTTGCATCTGGTGTGTCGTGCTAAGGACGGAAATAGTATTAGTGCTATTATTCGTGATTTTAAAAAATTTACTTCTAAAGCTATTTTAAAAATGATTCAGGAAATTCCGGAAAGTCGGAGAGATTGGTTGCTGTATCATTTTGAATGTGCCGGAAGATTTGATAGCCGGATTCAGCACTATAAGTTTTGGCAGGAGACAAATCATGCCGTGCTGTTGGATACCTCAGAAAAGATTGATCAGCGTATAAACTATACACATGATAACCCGGTGAAAGCATTGATTGTAGCTCATCCGCATGAATATTTGTTTAGTTCGGCTGTTGATTATTCGGGAGCACAAGGTTTGGTCGAGATTGAACTTGATGTTTAA